A DNA window from Takifugu flavidus isolate HTHZ2018 chromosome 15, ASM371156v2, whole genome shotgun sequence contains the following coding sequences:
- the dnah9 gene encoding dynein heavy chain 9, axonemal: MEILRQVKSSYYSSFKDVCLKVDEAVLEAEDIDLYLRPLRRVISNLEETVFPKVADVLPALFHTLCLIWSHSRYYCAAHRMVVLLQEFCNLIIEKAFAYLIPEELFKMELEEGVERVQITIAVLQTFKQLFHAYRQQIPSYFRVTAAIRLWDFPARLVFQRSDCVMERLCMIEELFGTALDFLKLEKIELGGSRGKVLSQMVHSMSEEFHDHWRAIRESKYDPLDYTNDDFERHYMRFMEQSRDFDQRLATVLNQAFQDSKNLDSTFKLLKIFSTLLERPRIHQQFAPNYNLLLAMFSQEIDYCQVIFDHHRAGLRSGSTAVGKNMPSVAGNLKWSQELRSRILSNRSNLCQLAHVPLGGVEADDVLQKCEHVLESLDQLDEQLFSEWTVGLEEICQSHLNEPLLMLDSDTGRFYVNFSPALASVLREVKYLDTLKTLNIPKVAVQLHSQQGRLYVYTQTLTLVTQWYNQLHNTMLDVEMGLVKDEMDMMRQQLEPALQELVWSQEDLSDYIRSTRDLMEASLSQKNRSRLNHCC, encoded by the exons ATGGAGATCCTGAGACAAGTCAAGAGCAGTTACTACTCCTCTTTCAAAGACGTCTGTCTCAAAGTCGATGAGG CGGTGCTGGAAGCCGAGGACATTGATCTTTATCTTCGCCCACTGAGAAGAGTGATCAGCAATTTAGAAGAGACGGTTTTTCCAAAAGTGGCCGATGTTCTGCCAGCTCTGTTCCACACGCTTTGTCTCATCTGGAGCCATTCGAGGTACTACTGCGCGGCACATCGCATGGTTGTTCTCCTGCAAGAGTTCTGCAACCTGATCATTGAAAAG GCTTTTGCCTACCTTATTCCTGAAGAGCTGTTTaagatggagctggaggagggagtCGAGAGAGTTCAAATTACCATCGCGGTTCTGCAGACTTTCAAGCAGCTGTTTCACGCGTACCGTCAGCAGATCCCTTCGTACTTCAGAGTCACGGCGGCCATCAGACTGTGGGACTTCCCCGCTAGGCTTGTGTTCCAGCGCTCAGACTGCGTCATGGAGCGGCTTTGTATGATCGAG GAACTTTTTGGAACTGCTCTGGACTTTCTGAAACTGGAGAAGATTGAACTGGGTGGATCCAGAGGAAAAGTTCTCAGTCAGATGGTCCACAGCATGAGCGAGGAGTTCCATGACCATTGGCGTGCGATCCGCGAGAGTAAATACGATCCATTGGACTACACCAATGAT GATTTTGAGCGTCACTACATGCGTTTcatggagcagagcagagatttTGACCAGAGGCTCGCAACTGTCCTCAATCAGGCCTTTCAGGACTCCAAAAACCTCGATTCGACATTCAAG TTATTGAAGATTTTCAGCACCCTGCTTGAGAGACCCAGAATCCATCAGCAGTTTGCTCCCAACTACAATTTGCTGTTGGCAATGTTCAGTCAGGAAATTGACTATTGTCAGGTTATATTTGATCATCACAGAGCGGGG ctgcggTCAGGCAGCACTGCTGTAGGGAAGAATATGCCGTCGGTGGCCGGCAACCTCAAATGGTCTCAGGAGCTTCGTAGCCGTATCCTCTCCAACAGGAGCAACCTCTGTCAGCTGGCCCATGT TCCTCTGGGTGGTGTAGAAGCAGATGATGTTCTCCAAAAATGCGAGCATGTGCTGGAGTCCTTGGACCAGCTTGATGAACAGTTGTTCTCGGAGTGGACCGTAGGCTTGGAGGAAATCTGCCAGAGCCACTTAAATGAGCCCCTACTCATGCTAGACTCCGACACGGGCCGGTTCTATGTCAACTTCAGTCCTGCA CTGGCATCAGTCCTGAGGGAGGTGAAGTATTTGGACACGTTGAAGACCCTCAACATTCCTAAAGTGGCTGTCCAACTCCACTCTCAACAAGGGAGACTGTATGTG TACACACAGACACTAACTCTGGTGACTCAGTGGTACAACCAGCTGCACAACACTATGCTAGACGTGGAGATGGGACTGGTTAAAGATGAGATGGACATGATGAGGCAACAGCTTGAGCCGGCCCTCCAAGAGCTCGTTTGGTCTCAGGAGGATTTATCGGACTATATACGGAGCACACGAGACCTGATGGAGGCGAGTCTCTCACAGAAGAACAGATCAAGACTTAATCACTGCTGTTAA